ACGTTGGGGGTACTATGGCATTCCAGACAGCTCTGCTGAGTGACATGAAGCGGACGGGCGATATAGAACAGATCACCCCCCGGCGTTTTACGAAAGCCACTCACTTCTTTGCCCTTACCCTGCTGCTGAAACTGCTGCACCAATTTGGCTTCAAAATCGTCAGCTTTGTCTCGTAGATTAGTTGGATTTAAAGTTGCTTCTTTATAGAAAAAGTCGGCATAGATAGGGTTGCCGCGAAAGGATTCAAATACCTCTCGGGCCGCATAGGCAGGTACCGTCTGCGGCAAAAACTCAGCGTCTAGGCGGCTCACCAGTTCGGGCTGAATGTGAGTGCTGGTGTAGTCTCGCACTGAGTTCATCGTTTCCATCAGCATTAGGGCTTTGGTAGTGAGCTGGGCTTGGGCACTGCGATTGAGCACCGAAGACAGGGCGAGACCGCTGGCCAAAATGCCGCCTAGAAACACGAGCAGGAGCAGAACTGTAAACTTCTGCCCTAGTTGTAAATTTTGAAGCTTGAGCATGGGGGACTCACGTGGCAGCTGCCATCAAATACAGCAACAGGACGAAAATTCCGGAGATACCCTAACAGGCTTCTCTTCACCAGCAATATGAGGAGAAAAAGGGAAGAAACCGGGAGCTAGATTCAATTTCTTGAAGCTTGCAGAACAATAATTTCCCTAATCGTTGCCATCAAAGGCTGAGGCGAGAAACCAGCGAGATACGGAGGGTAGTCTAGAGCGACCGCTGAATGATCTTATTGACACACAGAATCAGAGGCGGAAATTAGAAGATTTGGTCAATTTTGCGCTATCGTCACGGCAGCCCTGATCTCCAGATTGTTTCCCATAAGCAAGCAGGTGCTTGTCTGATTCAGAAGCGGTTATAATCCGGTCGTTTAAGGAAGATCTCACAGGAAATGCTGGCGGAAAGATTAGAAACCCTTTCAGTGATGGGCCTGCCGGTTCATGTCGGCACAGACTACACTCGTTGGCTGATGGCCCAGCTGCGGCAAGGCGAAACTGCCCATGTGGTAACGCTCAATGCCGAAATGGCTATGCAGTCAGAGCAAAATCCCAAGCTACGGCGGCTGATTCAAACGGCGGACCTCGTCATTCCCGATGGGGCTGGGGTGGTACTGTACTTTCGAGTTAAAGGCCGCCGCGTTCAGCGTCAGCCTGGAATTGAGCTGGCTGCAGCCGTACTCGCGGCACTAGGGCCAAACGAGCCTGCCTTTTTCTATGGCGGGGCACCCGGCGTAGCCGATCGGGCTGCGGCTTACTGGCAGGCGCAGCTGCCGAATCTTGCGATCGCAGGCACCCAACACGGCTTCCTACCCCCCGAAGCATTTCCGGCCTTTGAGGAGCAGCTGAAGGCGCTGCGCCCCAGCGTCGTCTTTGTCGGCATGGGTGTGCCCCGACAGGAGTTTTGGATTGCTGAGCACCGCCACCTCTGCCCCCAGGCCATCTGGATCGGCGTGGGCGGCAGCTTTGATATCTGGGCCGGGGTCAAAACCCGCGCCCCTAAATGGTTTTGCGACAATCACCTAGAGTGGCTCTATCGCCTCTATCAAGAACCCTGGCGCTGGCGGCGGATGCTGGCACTGCCCCGATTTGCGGTGCGATCGCTAACCTACTCTGAACCTCGCCCCTAGCCCTTACAGCCCTAAGGACAAAACAGTTTTTCAGAGGGTTATTTGAGATACAGTTGTGAAGATTATTGAAATCTCTAATAACCCTATTCCTACAGCCAGCAAGTCAAGTAGAATAATTCCGCAAAACAACTTTCCGCCGCACAACTTTTCGCCAAACAACCGAAAAAAGGTTGTCATTCTAGCCTTTGTCAACCTTTGCGAGATGCATTACTGGTAGCCTGCATGACCTCAGTTGTTTCCCGCCCCAGCAGTCACTTCACTCAGCTCCCCGATGAAGTTCGAGCCAAGCTTCACGATCGGCTTCAAATGGTGGTTCCGGCTGAGCCAGCCGCTCCCGAAGAGACTCCGCGTCCGCCCGTTAAGCCTGCTGGCGAACCCATCGTGACGCTGCAAAGCGTCAGCAAAACCTACGTCAACGGCAGCCAGGCACTTCTCAACGTTGACCTGCACATTAACAAGGGCGACTTCCTATTTGTGACCGGCCCTTCCGGCTCGGGCAAATCTACTCTGCTCAAGCTTCTCTACGGCCAAGAGCGCCCCTCATCGGGCTCCATCATGGTCGGCGGAGAAGACATGGCCCTCCTGCGGGGCAACCGTCTGGCCATGCTGCGCCGCCGCATTGGCGTCGTTTTTCAAGACTACAAGCTCATTCCCCGCCGCACTGTAGCTGAGAATGTAGCTTTTGTTCTGTGGGCTCAGGGCTTTACCCGCAAAGAAATTCATCGCCGCCTCTGGCCCACCTTAAAGATGGTCGGGCTCCAGGGCAAAGCCCAGTGCTTTCCTGATGAACTTTCTGGGGGCGAGCAGCAGCGGGTTAGCATTGCCCGCGCCGTGGTCAGCACCCCGCCTCTACTGTTGGCCGATGAGCCCACAGGCAACCTAGATCCCGACAATTCCCTCCAGGTCATCAAGATTCTCAAAAAGCTCAACTCCATCGGCATCACCGTGATCGTCACCACCCACGACGAGCAGCTAGTGCGGATGTCCAACAACCCGGTGGTGCAGCTCCAGAACGGCAATTTGCAGTATTTCCGGCGATAAAGGCTGGCCCCAGCAGGCACTGTACTTCTTGTTGTGTGTAGAGACGCGATTGATTGCGTCTCTACATTCCTTAACATGTGACGGGATTTGCTTAACCTAATCGATAGGATAATGATTACGGCCAATTTTGGGCAATGATTGCTTGGCCTCTAGTCATTATTTGCTGGCTTTCGCAGGTACAGAGAGGAAAACGCTTTGGTGAGTACGACCTCATTCAACACGACCAAATCACAAGAGATTTTTTCAGCAGCCCAAAATCTGATGCCGGGCGGAGTGAGCTCTCCCGTGCGGGCATTTAAATCGGTAGGCGGACAGCCCATCGTCTTTGACCGAGTTAAGGGAGCCTACGTCTGGGATGTAGACGGTAACCAGTACATCGACTACGTCGGCACCTGGGGTCCGGCAATTTGCGGCCATGCGCATCCCGAAGTTAATCAGGCGTTAGCAGCAGCCTTGGAAAAAGGCACCAGCTTTGGCGCACCCAGCTATCTTGAGAACGTCCTGGCTGAAATGGTGATCCAGGCCGTTCCCAGCATTGAGATGGTGCGCTTTGTCAACTCCGGCACCGAAGCCTGTATGGCCGTGCTGCGACTGATGCGAGCCTTTACCGGACGCGACAAGATCATCAAATTTGCTGGTTGCTATCACGGCCACGCCGATATGTTCTTGGTACAGGCCGGGTCAG
This DNA window, taken from Pseudanabaena sp. FACHB-2040, encodes the following:
- a CDS encoding DUF3365 domain-containing protein, whose amino-acid sequence is MLKLQNLQLGQKFTVLLLLVFLGGILASGLALSSVLNRSAQAQLTTKALMLMETMNSVRDYTSTHIQPELVSRLDAEFLPQTVPAYAAREVFESFRGNPIYADFFYKEATLNPTNLRDKADDFEAKLVQQFQQQGKGKEVSGFRKTPGGDLFYIARPLHVTQQSCLECHSTPNVAPVSMIERYGPDHGFGWKLDEIIGAQVISVPAAKVLTSARQSLFLILGIFVVVFSLTTLLVNLWLKRFVVRPLNRMAKVAEAVSMGDTKAEFTVNSKDEVGQLAEAFNRMRMSLQMAMQRLDRYREGRRNSGNLLQ
- a CDS encoding WecB/TagA/CpsF family glycosyltransferase, translating into MLAERLETLSVMGLPVHVGTDYTRWLMAQLRQGETAHVVTLNAEMAMQSEQNPKLRRLIQTADLVIPDGAGVVLYFRVKGRRVQRQPGIELAAAVLAALGPNEPAFFYGGAPGVADRAAAYWQAQLPNLAIAGTQHGFLPPEAFPAFEEQLKALRPSVVFVGMGVPRQEFWIAEHRHLCPQAIWIGVGGSFDIWAGVKTRAPKWFCDNHLEWLYRLYQEPWRWRRMLALPRFAVRSLTYSEPRP
- the ftsE gene encoding cell division ATP-binding protein FtsE, with the translated sequence MTSVVSRPSSHFTQLPDEVRAKLHDRLQMVVPAEPAAPEETPRPPVKPAGEPIVTLQSVSKTYVNGSQALLNVDLHINKGDFLFVTGPSGSGKSTLLKLLYGQERPSSGSIMVGGEDMALLRGNRLAMLRRRIGVVFQDYKLIPRRTVAENVAFVLWAQGFTRKEIHRRLWPTLKMVGLQGKAQCFPDELSGGEQQRVSIARAVVSTPPLLLADEPTGNLDPDNSLQVIKILKKLNSIGITVIVTTHDEQLVRMSNNPVVQLQNGNLQYFRR